Part of the Acidobacteriota bacterium genome, ACACCAAGGAAGGAAGGAAGGAAACTTATGAGAATCGTGGTGCTTGACGGCTACACCCTGAATCCCGGAGATCTTTCATGGGAGGGGTTGGAGAAGCTGGGAACCACCGAGGTTCACGATCGAACCGAATCCGAGCTCACCCTGCAGCGCGCAGGGGGCGCCGAGGTCGTATTGACCAACAAGACCGCCCTGGACGCGGAGACGTTGCGTCGGCTCAAGGGCAAGGGGCTCTGTTACGTGGGGGTGCTGGCCACCGGATACAACGTGGTGGATATCCAGGCGGCCAGGGAACTGGGAATCCCCGTGACCAACGTGCCCACCTACGGGACGGCCTCGGTGGCTCAGTTCGCCTTCGCGCTGCTGCTGGAGCTCTGCCATCATGTGCAGCTCCACAGCGATGCCGTCCGGGGTGGAGAGTGGTCCCGAAGTATCGAGTGGTGTTTCTGGAAGACGCCTCTCATCGAGCTGTCCGGACGGACCATGGGGATCGTCGGATTCGGCCGCATCGGGCGGCAGGTCGGCCGCATCGCCGACGCCATGGGCATGCGGGTCATCGCCCATGACGCCATCACCGTCAACCCTCCGGACTATGAAGGGTTTCGCTGGACCGGTGTGGAAGAGCTGCTCAAGGAATCCGATGTAGTCAGCCTGCATTGTCCTCTGTTCCCCGAGACCGAGGGAATGATCAATGCCGAGAGGCTGGCGATGATGAAGCCTACCGCCTTTCTTCTCAACAATTCCCGGGGGCCCCTGATCGTCGACCAGGATCTGGCCGACGCCCTCAATGCGGGTCGGATTGCCGGGGCGGGGCTCGACGTGCTGTCGGTCGAACCTCCGCTCGAGACCAACCCCCTGCTCTCGGCCAAGAACTGCCTGGTGACTCCCCACATCTCCTGGGCGACCCGGGAGGCCAGGTCACGGCTGATGGACACCGTGGTTGGAAACGTGCGGAGTTTCCTCGAAAACCAAACCCGGAACGTCGTAAACCCCTGATTCTTGGATTGGAATCGCAGAGCCCAGGCTCCCAGCCTCGGTGCCGCCAGTAGCCACCAGGAGGTCTTGATGGCCCGTATCCGATTACCGTCACAGAACCTTTCCCGCGCATTCCTCGAGGTGGTGGAACAATCCGCCATCGCCGCCGCCCGCACCATGGGCATTGGCGACCGGGAGTTCTCCGATCAGGCCGCGGTGGAGGTGATGCGGAAGATCATGGACAGCGTTCCCATGAAGGGGACCATCGTGATCGGAGAAGGCGAGCGGGACCAGGCCCCCATGCTCTACATCGGGGAAAGGGTCGGCAAGCACAAGGACCTTGTCGAAGGCAAGCAGGTGACGCACGAGGTGGACATTGCCGTCGACCCGCTGGAGGGCACCAACCTTTGCGCCACCGGGGCGCCCGGAGCCATCACGGTGCTGGCCAGCTCCGAAAAGGGCGGGCTGCTGAATGCTCCGGATTGCTACATGGAGAAGATCATCGTCGGCCCCTCCTCCAAGGGGGTCATCGATATCGACGCCTCGGTCAAGGACAACCTCCGTGCCATCGCCAAGAGGCTGGACCGCGACGTGGAGAACCTGGTGGTGGTGGTTCTGGACCGCCCGCGGCATGCTCGACTGATCCAGGATATTCGGGCCGCCGGCGCCCGAATCCGGCTCATTACCGACGGCGACCTGTCGGCCGGAATCAGTGTGGCCCTCCGCGGGACCGGAGTCCATGCGGTCATGGGAATCGGCGGCGCTCCGGAAGGGGTGTTGACGGCGGCGGCGCTCCGCTGCCTGAATGGAGAGATCCTGGCAAGGCTGGTGGTGAAGGACGAGGAGCAGGCCGAGCGGATGAAGAGCATGGGCATCGAGGACCCGGACAAAGTCTACGCCACCACTGAGCTGGCCTCGGGCAAGAACATCATCTTCGCGGCTACCGGCGTCACCGACGGCACCCTGCTGAAGGGGGTGCGGTTCTTCGGAGACGGCACCCGGACCCAGTCGATCTTGATGAACCTGGCAAACCGGCACGTCCGTTTCGTGGACACCGTCCACCTGGCTCAACGTCCCGACATCAGCGTCCACCTGTAGTCTTTTGCAAGCGCCGAATCGTTTATTCCTTCCGCATTGAGCCTGAATCCAACCCCTGATCGTTTGGGCATCCTCGGATGCTGTCCCTGTTTCCCGGAGGTCCGGCTTGGGAGTCCTGATCAGCGTCCTGATCGCCGCCACCATCGCCCTCTTTCTACCTGAAGCCGTGCTGCATTTGGAACCGGCGCTTGCGCCCGCCTTTGCGCTGACCATGGTCCTGGTGGGAAGCCTGGTGCGTGCGGAACACAGGGAGAGCTTCCGGCGAGCCCCCCTGAGACCCATCCTGGGCCTGATCTGCCAGTACACCGTCATGCCCTTGACGGCCTGGCTGATTTCCCTGGCCTTCCAGGAACCCGCCCTTCGGATCGGCATCGTGCTGGTGGGGTGCATGCCGGGCGCCATCGCCTCCAACGTCATGACCCTGCTGTTCAAGGGCGACCTGATTCTCTCCATTACCTTGACCACCCTGGCCACCCTGGCCTGCCCGGTGATTCTGGCCTTCTGGCTGCCAATCCTGGCCGGCGCCCGTCTCCAGGTTCCGGCAGGTTCCCTGGCCGTGAGCGCGGTTTGGATGGTGCTGCTGCCGGCAGCCGCCGGGATCCTGCTGCGAACCTACCTTCCGGCGTTTCCGCAGTGGTGGGACCGGATGGCCGCGCTGGCGGCCTCGATCGCCATCGTCTTGATCATCATGGTGGTGGTGGCCGCCAATCGGGAAAGGCTGGCCGAGACCGGCCCCTTCCTCATGGCGGCCCTGGTGACGCTGAACCTGAGCGCCTATGGCGTGGCCTACCTGGCCGGCGGGCTGCTGGGATGGCCCCCGGCTCAGCGCAGGACCCTGGTGATCGAGGTGGGCATGCAAAATGCCGGGCTGGGTTCCGTGCTGGCCATGGCTCACCTGGGACAGGCGGCTGCCATTCCGAGCGCATTCTATACGGCCCTGTGCGTGTTGACCGCCGCCGTGGGCCTGCCCCTGCAGCGGTGGCTGGAGGAACGGCGCTCCATTCGTTGACAAATCCCCATGAGATCTATAGAGTTAAGCTTCCCACGAAGGAGTGTGTCCGCAACAGGTACAGGTTGGCCCAGGGCCTTGCCGCCGAAGTTCTTTCTCGAGGCGTGAATTCTTTGCGGTAGGGCCGCTAAAGCCGAGGAGCAGAGCATGGCGTTCCACAGATTCAACCGTTTCATGGTCGGGTTGTTCCTGCTGAGTCTGGCGGCGGGATTGGCGGCCGGCGCCGACCGGCCCAAGCCATCCTACTCCGAGCCCGAACTGCACACGCTGGCTCCCCTTGGCGGCAGGGCCGGCTCAAGCCTGGAGATCGAAGTTCGAGGCAAGTTCCTGGCCGGCGCCCACGCCGCCTGGATGGACCGCGATGTCTTTGACGCTCGGGTGAAATCGGTGGAGCCCGTGGCCGCCCCGGACGCGGAAGGCGACGAAAAGGCCAAGTCAAAGAAGGATGACGGTGAGTACCGCGTCAGACTTCAGATCGAAATTGCTTCCGACGCCACCCCGGGTCCGCACCCGCTGAGACTGGTGGCCGCGGGAGGAGTCTCCAACCGGCTCTACCTGCAGATCCACCAGGACCCCGTCATTGCCGAGTCGCCCCGGCCCCACCAGGAACCTGCCACGGCACAGCCGGTCGCCGTTCCGGTGGTGGTCAACGGCACCATCTCAAGGCAAGGGGAACTGGACTATTACAGCCTGGAAGCCTCCAAGGGGCAGGAAGTCGTGTTCGAGGTGATCTTCAGCCACGAGACCCTGTCCAAGGGCTTTCGCCCCCAACTGCGAATCTATGAGACCGCTGGCAGTTGGCTGGGATCTCGCCAACTCACCCAGTTGGCTTTTCACAGTGAAGTCCATGGAGAAATCAATTTGAGCCCGGGCGAAGCGGGCCCGCCCATCGGCACCACGCCGGTCAACTCGGGATTGAAGTATCGGTTCGGCAAGGCCGGCCGCTACCTGGTGGAAGTGGCTTCGGAGCGATTCCAGGGGAAACCGGAGTACGCCTACCAGCTCAGAATGGCCCCGGCAGGAGCAGACTACCAGAGCCGCCTCAAGGACTCGGAGTGGGGGCGATCCTTCACCCGCAGGATCGGCGCCGACCGCCTGGAAGCTCTCTGGGCGCGGACGGTGACCTCCAATCGCCCCACCGACCCGGAGGCCGAAGGACAGCCGGCCTCCGGCCGCCCCGATCCGGAGACCGCCTACGACAACCAGCAGGGGAAGCGCCCGGCTCCCATACCCAACCGGGTAACCCACTGGACGGAAAAAGAACCCAACGATGAATCGGGCCGAGCCACCGAGGTGGCCCTGCCCGGTCTGATTCAGGGGTCCATCGACCGGCCGGGAGACGTGGACACCTACCGGTTCAAGTTGTCATCGGCCCAGCGCCTGGCGTTCGAGATCCAGACTCCCGGGTTGAGTCCCCCCCATTTCACTCCCCGCTTCGAGATCAGGGACGCCGCAGGCCGGTCCATGGTGACCAACCTGCACAAAGTGAATTCGACGCTGAGCGAGGGACAGTGGGTGGTCAAGGACATTGAGTCCAAGGTGATCGAGACCTTTGACCAGGAAGGAGAGTACACGGTCGAGGTTCGCGACGTGACCTCCAGAAACGGCAGCCCGGAATGCCGGTACCGTCTGCTGATCAGGCCCCAGATTCCTCACCTGGGACAATTCACCGTGGAGACCCTGAAACGGGGGACGGAAGACCGCCGGGTCGACCCGTTGCGGATCAATCTGGCTGCGGGAGAGGCCAAGGCCTTGATCATCACGGCACGGGTCGAGGAGATCGACGCCAGGATCACCGATTCTCTGGGTGAGCGGGCCTTCGACTGGGGTACCGGAGAGATGATCCTGCAGGCGGAGGGGCTTCCCCCTGGAGTCCAGGCTCTGCCGGGCACGGGCATCCTCAAGATCAAGGGGAAACCGCGCTACCAGACCATTCGAAAGTACAACTATCTTCCCGACGTGCTGCAGGCGGTGATGGTGATCCACGCCGAGGACAGCGCCCGGGTGATGGCCCTGCCGGAGTCGGTCCGCCTCACGGCCCGCCCCCTGATCGGGAGCAAGCCCGGTCCAACCATTCCGGTGGCGGAGGTTCCGGTGATGGTGGTTGCAGGATCCGAGGCAAAAGCCGTTCCCGGGGAGGCGGTCGGGGAATAGTCAGGGATGATTGGTGAAGGTGAAAGGGAAATGGAGGCGGTCATGACGAAGGGGAAGGTAGAGGGTCGACGCAGCCACTGGCGGCTGCCGATCCCGGGAGTCGTCCTGCTGGCGGGATCGGTGCTGGCGGCCATGGCGCTGCCCGGCGTGGCCATCGCCGAAGAAGCTGGGGCGGTGACGCCGCCCGAGGCATCGCAGCCTGTGGTGTCGCTGCGCCTGCTTCCCGACGATCCCCAGATCTGGGGGGCTGAGGCGTCCCAGCAGTTCCTGCTGCTGGCCCGGTTCGCCGATGGCCTGGAGCGGGATGTCACCGACCAGGGTCGCTACAACCTCTCCGACCCGCAGGTGGCCGAGGTGGATGGGGACGGCAAGGTGGTGGCCCGTTCCAACGGAAGGGTCGTGCTGACGGCCGCCTTTCAGGACCGGACCGCCAGCACCGGGGTCGTGATCGATGGGATCTCCGAGGAGCGGCCCTTCAGCTTTGCCCGGGACATCGGTGCCATCTTCACCAAGACGGGATGCAACAACAGCGAGTGCCACGGGGGCGTCAAGGGACAGGGAGGCTTGAAGCTGTCGGTGAATGCGCTGTTTCCCAAGGAGGACTACCGCTGGATCACCGAAGGGGGGATCTACCAGGTGATGTCGGCGGAGGCAGCCGGGGAGAAGACTCCCCGGGTCAATCTGAAGGAGCCCGAACAGTCGCTGCTGCTGCTGAAGCCCACGCTGGCGGTGCCCCACGGAGGAGGCCAGCGGCTCAATCCGGAGTCCTCCAGTTATCGCACTCTGTTGCGCTGGATCCGGGATGGCGCGCCCTACGGCGAGGAAGGCAGCGAAGAGATCGCTCGCATCGAGCGTTTGGAGGTCCTGCCCCGAGAGGTGGTCCTGGACCGCAAGGGGCGGCACCGTCTGCTGGTCACCGCCCATATGTCCAACGGACGCCGCGAAGACGTTTCCGAGCAGGTGCTCTACGAGTCCAACGACCACGAGATCGTGGAGGTGGACGAGTCGGGAGTGGTGAGGGCCATGGGGGTCGGTGAGAGCGCCGTGATGATTCGAGCGGCCGGGCAGGCCACCAGCGCCCGGTTCGGCGTCATTGCCAAACCCCTGCCTCGCTATCCCGAGGTGGCGAAGAGGAACTACGTCGACGAGCACGTATTCGGAAAGCTGGAGCGCTTCAACATCATTCCCT contains:
- a CDS encoding bile acid:sodium symporter family protein, with amino-acid sequence MGVLISVLIAATIALFLPEAVLHLEPALAPAFALTMVLVGSLVRAEHRESFRRAPLRPILGLICQYTVMPLTAWLISLAFQEPALRIGIVLVGCMPGAIASNVMTLLFKGDLILSITLTTLATLACPVILAFWLPILAGARLQVPAGSLAVSAVWMVLLPAAAGILLRTYLPAFPQWWDRMAALAASIAIVLIIMVVVAANRERLAETGPFLMAALVTLNLSAYGVAYLAGGLLGWPPAQRRTLVIEVGMQNAGLGSVLAMAHLGQAAAIPSAFYTALCVLTAAVGLPLQRWLEERRSIR
- a CDS encoding D-2-hydroxyacid dehydrogenase, whose translation is MRIVVLDGYTLNPGDLSWEGLEKLGTTEVHDRTESELTLQRAGGAEVVLTNKTALDAETLRRLKGKGLCYVGVLATGYNVVDIQAARELGIPVTNVPTYGTASVAQFAFALLLELCHHVQLHSDAVRGGEWSRSIEWCFWKTPLIELSGRTMGIVGFGRIGRQVGRIADAMGMRVIAHDAITVNPPDYEGFRWTGVEELLKESDVVSLHCPLFPETEGMINAERLAMMKPTAFLLNNSRGPLIVDQDLADALNAGRIAGAGLDVLSVEPPLETNPLLSAKNCLVTPHISWATREARSRLMDTVVGNVRSFLENQTRNVVNP
- the glpX gene encoding class II fructose-bisphosphatase yields the protein MARIRLPSQNLSRAFLEVVEQSAIAAARTMGIGDREFSDQAAVEVMRKIMDSVPMKGTIVIGEGERDQAPMLYIGERVGKHKDLVEGKQVTHEVDIAVDPLEGTNLCATGAPGAITVLASSEKGGLLNAPDCYMEKIIVGPSSKGVIDIDASVKDNLRAIAKRLDRDVENLVVVVLDRPRHARLIQDIRAAGARIRLITDGDLSAGISVALRGTGVHAVMGIGGAPEGVLTAAALRCLNGEILARLVVKDEEQAERMKSMGIEDPDKVYATTELASGKNIIFAATGVTDGTLLKGVRFFGDGTRTQSILMNLANRHVRFVDTVHLAQRPDISVHL